The proteins below are encoded in one region of Chrysemys picta bellii isolate R12L10 chromosome 4, ASM1138683v2, whole genome shotgun sequence:
- the LOC135983426 gene encoding uncharacterized protein LOC135983426, which produces MESSQDRKRAPAWTEREVRDLLAIWGDEAVIAELRSSKRNGKVLEKISKAMKDRGHNRDTQQCRVKIKELRQAYHKAREANGRSGAEPQTCRYYAELHAILGGAATTTPTVCYDSLTGETHREDGSGNEEDDDGGTVGSSQQQGSGETVFPNSQDMFVTLDLEPVTPELTQDPQGTQETSAANVSPSQRLVNIRKRKCKTRDEMFTELQMSSHADRAQQNAWRQSMSEMRKAQHEREERWRAEDDRWRQLADRRQEAMLRLLEHQSDMLERMVELQERQQEQRPPLQPLCNQQPSSPSSIASSPRRPRTRWGGLRPPSHSTPDDRPSIRRLGFNKS; this is translated from the exons atggagtcctcccaggatcgcaaaagagctccagcatggaccgaacgggaggtacgagatctgctcgccatatggggagatgaagcagtgatagctgaactccgtagcagtaaaagaaatggaaaagtattagaaaagatctccaaggccatgaaggaccgaggccataacagggacacacagcagtgccgcgtgaaaattaaggagctacggcaagcctaccacaaagccagagaagcaaacggaaggtccggagcagagccgcaaacttgccgctactacgcggagctgcatgcgatcctagggggtgcagccaccactaccccaaccgtgtgctatgactctctcactggagaaacacacagggaagacggttcggggaacgaggaagatgacgatggaggtactgtaggtagctctcagcagcaaggaagcggagaaaccgttttccccaacagccaggatatgtttgtgaccctggacctggaaccagtaacccccgaactcacccaagaccctcagggcacacaggagacctctg ctgcaaatgtttctccttcgcagaggctcgtgaacattagaaagagaaaatgtaagacgagggacgagatgttcacggagctgcagatgtcctcccacgctgatagagcacagcagaatgcgtggaggcagtcaatgtcggagatgagaaaagcccaacatgaacgagaggagaggtggcgggctgaagacgataggtggcgtcagctggcagacagacggcaagaggcaatgctccgtctgctggagcatcaaagtgatatgctcgagcgtatggttgagttgcaggaaaggcagcaggagcagagaccgccgctacagcccctgtgtaaccaacagccctcctccccaagttccatagcctcctcacccagacgcccaagaacacggtgggggggcctccgtccacccagtcactccaccccagatgatcgcccaagcatcagaaggctgggcttcaataagagttaa
- the HAUS2 gene encoding HAUS augmin-like complex subunit 2 codes for MACSNPWDPAQPTAAGLVLAKCLVAGVVTQEVLDLSAKQAPCFVHLTEVEKIADIRAEINQKSLETEILGLEKETADIAHPYFLTQKCQALQIMNKHLEAVLKEKRTLRQRLMKPLCQENLPIEAIFHRYVAELLTLAVAFIEKLESHLQTIKSIPQIPLTMKNMDNALAKINLLVTETEELAEQILTWRELQKGIHYDNSKITNESDSSFRI; via the exons ATGGCCTGTTCGAACCCTTGGGACCCGGCGCAGCCCACGGCCGCGGGGCTGGTGCTGGCCAAGTGCCTGGTGGCGGGTGTGGTGACCCAG GAGGTGCTGGATTTATCTGCTAAACAAGCCCCTTGCTTTGTGCACCTCACCGAGGTGGAGAAAATTGCAGACATCCGAGCTGAAATAAACCAG AAGAGCCTGGAAACCGAAATCCTGGGACTGGAAAAGGAAACTGCAGATATTGCTCACCCATACTTCCTGA CTCAGAAATGCCAAGCTCTGCAAATTATGAATAAGCACTTGGAAGCAGTGCTGAAAGAGAAGAGGACTCTCCGGCAGAGGTTAATGAAGCCCTTGTGTCAAGAGAATTTGCCTATTGAAGCCATATTCCACAG GTATGTAGCAGAGTTATTGACATTAGCAGTGGCCTTCATTGAGAAACTGGAAAGCCACTTGCAGACCATAAAGAGCATCCCTCAGATACCCCTGACCATGAAAAACATG GACAATGCTCTGGCAAAAATTAACTTGCTTGTGACAGAGACTGAAGAGCTGGCAGAGCAGATACTGACATGGAGAGAACTGCAAAAAGGAATCCATTATGACAACTCCAAGATCACTAACGAATCAGATTCTAGCTTCAGAATTTAG
- the LRRC57 gene encoding leucine-rich repeat-containing protein 57 isoform X3, whose translation MGNSALKAHLETAQKTGVFQLTGKGLSEFPEDLQKLASNLRTIDLSNNKIEILPPLMGKFSVLKSLALNNNKLTALPEELCKLKKLETLHLNGNHLTQLPATFGQLLALKTLSLSGNQLRTVPTQLCSLRHLDVVDLSRNQIQSVPDTVGDLQAIELNLNQNQISQISVQISHCPRLKVLRLEENCLDLSMLPQSILSDSQISLLAVEGNLFEIKNLRELEGYDKYMERFTATKKKFT comes from the exons ATGGGAAATAGTGCCTTAAAAGCTCACTTGGAGACAGCCCAGAAAACAGGCGTGTTCCAGCTAACTGGAAAGGGTCTCTCTGAG tTTCCTGAAGACCTGCAGAAGCTAGCCAGCAACTTAAGGACAATAGATTTGTCAAACAACAAAATTGAGATCCTGCCACCACTGATGGGAAAGTTTTCTGTTCTGAAGAGTCTTgctttaaacaacaacaaactgA CTGCTCTACCTGAGGAGCTGTGTAAGCTGAAAAAACTCGAGACCTTGCATCTGAATGGCAACCATCTGACGCAGCTGCCTGCCACCTTTGGACAACTCTTGGCTCTCAAGACCCTGAGCCTTTCTGGAAACCAGCTTCGGACTGTGCCCACCCAACTCTGCAGTCTTCGTCACCTAGATGTGGTGGATCTCTCAAGAAACCAGATCCAGAGCGTGCCAGACACAGTAGGGGACCTGCAGGCCATTGAACTCAATTTGAATCAGAACCAG ATTTCCCAGATCTCAGTGCAGATCTCTCACTGTCCACGCCTCAAAGTCCTGCGTTTGGAAGAGAACTGTCTAGACCTCAGCATGCTTCCTCAGAGCATACTCAGTGATTCCCAGATCTCATTGCTTGCAGTGGAGGGTAATCTATTTGAAATCAAGAACCTCAGAGAACTGGAGGGCTATGACAAG
- the LRRC57 gene encoding leucine-rich repeat-containing protein 57 isoform X2 produces the protein MGNSALKAHLETAQKTGVFQLTGKGLSEFPEDLQKLASNLRTIDLSNNKIEILPPLMGKFSVLKSLALNNNKLTALPEELCKLKKLETLHLNGNHLTQLPATFGQLLALKTLSLSGNQLRTVPTQLCSLRHLDVVDLSRNQIQSVPDTVGDLQAIELNLNQNQISQISVQISHCPRLKVLRLEENCLDLSMLPQSILSDSQISLLAVEGNLFEIKNLRELEGYDKGDESGRKLALRWWCIT, from the exons ATGGGAAATAGTGCCTTAAAAGCTCACTTGGAGACAGCCCAGAAAACAGGCGTGTTCCAGCTAACTGGAAAGGGTCTCTCTGAG tTTCCTGAAGACCTGCAGAAGCTAGCCAGCAACTTAAGGACAATAGATTTGTCAAACAACAAAATTGAGATCCTGCCACCACTGATGGGAAAGTTTTCTGTTCTGAAGAGTCTTgctttaaacaacaacaaactgA CTGCTCTACCTGAGGAGCTGTGTAAGCTGAAAAAACTCGAGACCTTGCATCTGAATGGCAACCATCTGACGCAGCTGCCTGCCACCTTTGGACAACTCTTGGCTCTCAAGACCCTGAGCCTTTCTGGAAACCAGCTTCGGACTGTGCCCACCCAACTCTGCAGTCTTCGTCACCTAGATGTGGTGGATCTCTCAAGAAACCAGATCCAGAGCGTGCCAGACACAGTAGGGGACCTGCAGGCCATTGAACTCAATTTGAATCAGAACCAG ATTTCCCAGATCTCAGTGCAGATCTCTCACTGTCCACGCCTCAAAGTCCTGCGTTTGGAAGAGAACTGTCTAGACCTCAGCATGCTTCCTCAGAGCATACTCAGTGATTCCCAGATCTCATTGCTTGCAGTGGAGGGTAATCTATTTGAAATCAAGAACCTCAGAGAACTGGAGGGCTATGACAAG